A genome region from Coffea arabica cultivar ET-39 chromosome 7e, Coffea Arabica ET-39 HiFi, whole genome shotgun sequence includes the following:
- the LOC140011239 gene encoding transcription factor NAI1-like, whose translation MLSFGKSDSTAHLHEINLSSPLVLESSNVEKIHEVFGYVKLSKRSSRRTCLQSADHVLAERKRRGLSSKIIDLSTVVPGLLKLDKLSTIIEGAFKYIKDFQEDKKRILEEYSAVTSKKSRLSSLDDTTSSEENLDSSAEQSPLNIDINTAGDDVVFVIRCREHKGIIDEISGEVEKHHLRVITNCSMESGNGELMDVGFSLTIGDPATNIRTTLLNLM comes from the exons ATGCTTTCTTTCGGGAAATCAGACTCAACAGCACATCTTCATGAGATTAATTTGTCCTCACCATTAGTTCTTGAGAGTTCCAACGTTGAAAAAATACATGAAGTATTTGGATATGTCAAGCTGAGCAAAAGAAGCAGCCGCAGAACATGTTTACAGTCTGCAGATCACGTTTTAGcagaaaggaagagaagagggTTAAGCAGTAAAATAATAGACTTATCAACTGTGGTTCCTGGTTTACTGAAG TTGGACAAGTTATCTACTATCATTGAAGGTGCTTTCAAGTACATAAAGGATTTTCAAGAAGACAAGAAGAGGATTCTTGAGGAATATTCAGCTGTAACTTCAAAGAAATCTCGACTTTCTTCTCTTGATGACACCACATCATCTGAGGAAAACCTTGACAGCAGTGCAGAACAATCACCATTAAACATTGATATAAACACTGCAGGGGATGATGTGGTCTTTGTTATCCGTTGCAGAGAGCATAAAGGGATCATAGATGAAATTTCTGGTGAAGTAGAAAAACACCATCTTCGTGTCATCACCAATTGTTCTATGGAATCCGGAAATGGTGAACTC ATGGATGTCGGATTCAGCTTGACGATAGGGGACCCTGCGACTAACATAAGAACGACTTTGCTAAATCTGATGTGA